The DNA segment CGGCTAGGGCTCCGCCGATGAGGGGAAGGTAGGGCTGGAGCGCGGCGGCGGCGATCTGAAGGAGGATCACCGCCACCACGAGGAACGCAAGAGCGCCCCAGAGACGTCGCATGACCTAGCCGCGCCGCATCCAGCTACGGAGCATGAAGCTCATCACCACACAGAAGGTGAGGACGCTGGTCCCGGTGATCGCGCCGTTCCAGTTACGTAGCCACATGGAGAAGTAGTAGTCGAAATCTTCCGGTGTCATCTAGCTCACCTCGTCTGGGTGCGCATGGACCTCAGCCTTGATCGGTCCAACGACCACGAAGTACACCAGCACTCCCAGAAGGCCGATGTTGACGATCCAGAAGATGATGGTGAAGAGCGCCATCATGATGATCCCGCCGATCGTCTCGGGGAAGAAGCCTGCGAAGTCGTCTCTTGGCGACATCAGAGCCTGCCGTCACGCTTCAACTTGGGCAGCAGCTTCTGAGATGCCGTCCGTTGTGCAGCGGCGTCACGCTGCGCCTCGATGAGATCGCGCTCGATCTCGCGGTTGCGGTCAGCTCGTGCAAGCTTGCCGTGCCCCTTCACCAGCAGGAACGCGCCGAGGCCGACGACGGCACCGAAGCCGATCAGGATGAAGAACAGCAGGAAGGCACCTGCTGCGATGTCGGGTGTCATGTTGTTGCCTCTCACTCGTAGTTCTGTGTGGTGATGTGGATGCGAGGTGCGATGAACTCATCGACCACTTCGATGTCGCGGATCACTTTGCCCGCGCCGTCTCGGTGGATCTCGCGGGTTCTGCGCATGTGTCCCTGCACACTGACCTCGCTGTCGAGGACGCGGTGGCCGGCGAGCTGTTCGAGCATCGCCAGACCGGGCGGATCGTGCTGGTCGTCGGCGGCGACCTGCATATCGCTCACACGCTGGATGAACTTGCGCATTAGACCTCCTGGGTGGCGGGGCGAAGCTGCGTCGGCTGGCGCTGCGACGATCGACCAGACCTTTCAAAACTGGAAGGTCTGACCCGATGTGTGCACTGTAGGTCGGCGCGGTCTAACATGTCAACTATGGAAGGTTTGAAGCAGCGCATCGATGAAGAACAGCGGGGAGCGGCCAAGGCGTTGCAGCGCCTTGGCATCGGGTACGGCCTCGCCTTCCCTGGACGCGAGGATGCGTTTCTTCTGGAGACGTACCGGCTTAGCGACTGGTCAGATGTCCTGACCGCCTTGAGCTGGTCGATCGTTGAGACCCCGAACTCACCGGACAGTGAGAGCGCCCAAAACGCGTTGTGGCCGCGGTCTTCAGAGCAGGGCGACTGGCTTGAGCGCACGAGTATGCCCGCACCTCTGAACCTGACCGAGAGACGCGACACGTACGCGAAGCTGCACGGAATCAGCCTCAGTACGCTCCTGCGGATGGAGCAGCGCGGTTTCCTGCTGTTCGATGCCGGAATCCGACGAAACTTAAACAGTCTGACGTGGCCCCAGCGCAGGGCGGCCGGTCCCCTCAGCCAGTTCGACATGGTTCTGATGGCCTCGGTGGTTTCGCTCACGGAGACGCTCAACCATCCAGCAGTGATCGGTCGAGAGAACGAGTTCCTCGACCGCTACCTGACTGACATCAAGTCGCATCAGAATGCGAACCACGAGAATCGCCGTGCGAGTGAATCGGCGCGAACTGCTGCCGCGGCCAAGCGGGAGCGCAAACGCAAGGCGCGTGAGGCTGGCTCTACTGCGGGGTAGGAGTGCTCGGACGAAGGGGCGGATTGACTTGCATCAAACCTTCCAGTCGATCCGCACGTGCACTGGGTTGAACGTCCACGACTTGTACCGCGTCAAGCTCTCGCCGCGCGGAACTGGGTCGATCCAGACTCGGTCAACGATCAGATCCAGCAACTCGCGACGCCAGAGTAGGTCTGCACCGTCCCAGGCGTCGCTCAAGCTGCTTCCGATCGGGATGTTGGCGTAGGCGCTCGAAGCTGTCGCCGCGTTGATCCGCCGGCTCAGTTCGTCGAGACGCGAGGCCGCGGAGCTCTTCGCTGCCTTGTACTCCTCGAAGGTCAGATCCCCGCTCCCGTACAGCGAGACGATCTCGGACAGCCGTACCTCTTGCGCATGCCGGTCAGCGAGTAGCTGGCGCAGCTTCGGCGTCTCGGTGCTGGACGCGCTGACGAGCCGACCAAGGTTGTCCGATTCGAGTCGGAAGAACACGGCATCCTTCACCAAGTCCTCAACGGGTGCACCGAGTCGTGAGACGGCGCCGCAGCCGATGTGACCCTTCTCGTCGTCCATCGCGCGGCAGCGGTAGGTTGCCTTGTACGAGCCATCCCTCTGCTGCTTGCTAAAGCTGTTCATCTGGTTGCCGCATCGGCCGCAGTAGGCGAACCCCTTGAGCAGATGCTTTCGGAACGGTCCGCGCTGCGTGTGGTGGTTCCTGCTCATGACGATGGCCGTCTGGAGGCGCTGCCATGTGTCTTGATCGACGAGGGCTTCCCACTTCGCTTCGTACTGTGCCGTGCCGTTGTGGTCACGCAGCCCGACGTTTCGAGGACGGATCGCGATGTTCCGGACCTTGAGAGCGTTCCATCCCTTGTCGTGTTGCGTACGGATGCCGCGTGCGTTCAGGTCAAGGGCGATGGTTCGCCATGACGTGCCTGCGATGAAGCGGTCGATGATCTCGCGCACGACAGCCGCTTCGCGCTCGTCAACCTGCATCGCTCCGGCCAGCCAGCCGAAGGGGCGTTGGCCACCACTCCACTCGCCGTTTTCGGCGGCCTGCAACTTCGCCGCCTTCTGGCGTTCGATGCCGATCTCCACCTCGTAGCTGGCGACTGCTCCGTGGATGCGTGCACCCATCCGACCACTGGGGGAGTCGAGGCGAAGCGGACCGGCCTGCACAGTGAAGGTGGGGATGTTGAACTGATCGGATGCCTCTATATAGGGCTCGAGTTCTGTCGGACGTCGGTGCACTCGGTCGGTGTGCCACGCGAAGACCGCTTGGATCGCGCCGGACTTCATCGCTGCGAGCAGCGCCTGGTATCCAGGGCGCTTCTTTCCGCTGTAGGCGCTGATGTCGTTGTCGCTGAACACGGTCACGACCTCGTAGCCCTCGCGCTCGGCGAGCTTCCGACAGTCGTTCTCCTGCCGTTCCACGCCGAGGCCTGCTCCAACTCGGTCTTTCGAGATGCGAACGTAGATCGCGGCGGTGCGACGTGGCTGTTCGATTGTTGGTCTGATCAGGTCTTTCATATCGGTATTACTGAACATGAGTATGCGCCTCCGGTGTGGAGTCGTCAAGATCATTCGACGAGGCGCCGGAGTTCTCCGCCGTCGCCCTCGACGCGCTGCGGCAGCCGCTCGAGTCGGGCGTGATCCGCATCCACCGCGCGAATGTGATGGCGGAGTTCCCGGCCCGCGTGCAGCTCGTGCTCGCGGCGAACCCGTGCCCCTGCGGGCGCCACGGCATCCGGGGTGAGATCTGTTCCTGCTCGCCGCCGGTGCGGCGCCGCTACCTGGCGCGGCTGAGCGGTCCGCTGCTCGACCGCGTCGACATCCGGCTGACGGTCCGGCGCATCGGTGCGGCACAGCTCGCCGTCCGCCGGGACGAGCCGGGACTCTCGACGGCGCAGGCGCGTGCCCGAGTGGTCGCCGCGCGCGCCCGCGCTCGGGCGCGCTTGGCAGGCACCCCCTGGTCGGTGAACGCCGAGGTCGACGGCGCGTGGCTCCGCGCGAGCCCGCAGCGCCCGACCGCCCGGGAGTCGGGCACGCTCGACCTGGCCCTGGAGCGCGGGCTCGTGACGATGCGCGGCTACGACCGCGTGCTCCGCCTCGCCTGGACGCTCGCCGACCTCGACGAGATCGACCGCCCCGCTGCGAGTCACCTCGCCCGCGCACTGATTCTGCGGGGGGCGGGCTCGTGACGGCCGTCGCGGAGCTCTTCGACCGGACCGAGACGCGCCTCGCGCGGCGGCTGCTTCCCGAGGTCAGCGAGTCCGATCCGGTGGAGGCGCTCTCGCGCGCGGCATGGTCCTCGCTCGCCGAGCCGGGCGATGCGGTGGCCGGGACGCTGATCGAGCGATTCGGCGCTGGCGGCGCCCTGGCGAAGGTGGTGGGGACGGGGTCGGCGGGGGAGATCCTCGCGGAGGCGGAGGCGGAGGCGGAGGCGGAGGCGGAGGCGGCGGCGGACGTGCGCCGGAGGGGGACCGGATGCGCGGATGACGCTGCCGCGGAGACCGGCCGCTCCGAGAACTCGTTCGACTCGACAGGTGACGGAGAGAGCGACGGGGACGACTCCCGCAGCGGAACGCGGGTCCTCGCCGCAGGTCTGGCGCGCTGGCGCCCCCGGGTCGACAGGGCCCTGCTCCTCCGCCGCCTGGAGATCGCGCACCGTCTCGATGCACGCCTCCTTCTGCCGGGCTGCGACGGCTGGCCGCAGCCGCTCGCGGATCTGGGGGAGCACGCGCCGTTCGTGCTCTGGAGCCGCGGCGATCCGCTCGCCCTCGCCGCTCCGCACCGGCTGGCCGTCGTCGGGGCTCGCGCGGCGACCGGCTACGGCGAGCACGTCGCCGCGGACCTCGCCGCAGGTAGCGCCGAGCGCGGCGCCCTCATCGTCTCCGGAGCCGCCTTCGGGATCGACGCGGTCGCACACAAGGCCGCCCTCGGAGCGGGTGGCAGCACGGTCGCCTTCCTCGCCGGCGGCTCCGACCGGCTCTACCCGACGGCGCACACCGACCTCCTGCACCGCGTGATCGCGACGCCCGGCTGTTCGGTGGTGACGGAGGTGCCGCCGGGCACCACGCCGACGCGCTGGCGCTTCCTGCAGCGCAACCGGCTGATCGCCGCAACGACCGCGGCGACGGTCGTGGTGGAGGCAGGTGCCCGCTCCGGATCGCTGAACACCGCCGGACACGCGGCCGCGCTCGGGCGACCGCTCGGTGCAGTGCCGGGCCCGGTGACGAGCGCCTCCTCGGCGGGCTGCCACCGGCTCCTCCGGGAGTACGCGGCGACCTGCGTGACGTCGGCCACCGAGGTCGTCGAGCTGCTCGGCATGTCCGCGGTGCTCGCCACCGCGCCGGAGGTCTCACGGACGGCGACGCGCGTCCTGGACGTCCTCCGCGCGGACGGTGCGCACGAGACCGAGGCGCTCGCGCAGCGCTCAGGCCTGTCCGTCCCCGAGACGCTCGACCTGCTCGGCACCTGCCTCGCGACCGGGCTCGTCCAGCGCGACGCGGAGGGGAGGTGGAGGGCAGCCGCATGAGAAGCGGGTGAGGGGAGGTGGCGGTTCAACGCAGGAGGACCGGGTGACGTTCCGATCCGTCCCTCGCCGGCCGGCGAGGCATCCGCTCCTCGACGGCGCCTGGAGGCGAGCGACTCGCGGGAGGAGGTTCTTCCGGCCTCGCGAGGCACGGGGAGAGACCCCGCCTCGATCCACGGCGAAGCAGCCCGTCCGGAGCATCCCGCGCGCACGGCCTGCGCCGAGCCGCCGGGGTGCTGTCGGCGGTGCGCCCTACGCTGTCGATCAAGCAGCGAGGGGAGCCGCATGGGTGACGAGACGACGACGAGGACGCAGCCGGAGCATCCGCAGCTCGGGCACTTCCGGGCCGCCGACCGGGTGGTCGCCCATCTCAGCGACACGCACTTCCTCGCGGAGGGCGCTCCGCTCTACGGGCGCGTCGACACCGTCTCCCGGCTCGAGCAGGCCGTCGCGCGGCTCGTCGAGCGCGGCGGTCGGCTCGACGCGATCCTCGTCACGGGGGACGTCGCCGATCGCGGTGAGGCGGACGCCTACCGGCGGGTCAAAGACGTCCTCGATCCTGTGGGCGAGCGCTTCGACTGCCCGATCGTCTGGGTGATGGGCAACCACGACGAGCGCGGTGCGTTCCG comes from the Rathayibacter festucae DSM 15932 genome and includes:
- a CDS encoding recombinase family protein, producing the protein MFSNTDMKDLIRPTIEQPRRTAAIYVRISKDRVGAGLGVERQENDCRKLAEREGYEVVTVFSDNDISAYSGKKRPGYQALLAAMKSGAIQAVFAWHTDRVHRRPTELEPYIEASDQFNIPTFTVQAGPLRLDSPSGRMGARIHGAVASYEVEIGIERQKAAKLQAAENGEWSGGQRPFGWLAGAMQVDEREAAVVREIIDRFIAGTSWRTIALDLNARGIRTQHDKGWNALKVRNIAIRPRNVGLRDHNGTAQYEAKWEALVDQDTWQRLQTAIVMSRNHHTQRGPFRKHLLKGFAYCGRCGNQMNSFSKQQRDGSYKATYRCRAMDDEKGHIGCGAVSRLGAPVEDLVKDAVFFRLESDNLGRLVSASSTETPKLRQLLADRHAQEVRLSEIVSLYGSGDLTFEEYKAAKSSAASRLDELSRRINAATASSAYANIPIGSSLSDAWDGADLLWRRELLDLIVDRVWIDPVPRGESLTRYKSWTFNPVHVRIDWKV
- a CDS encoding ATP-binding protein; its protein translation is MESSRSFDEAPEFSAVALDALRQPLESGVIRIHRANVMAEFPARVQLVLAANPCPCGRHGIRGEICSCSPPVRRRYLARLSGPLLDRVDIRLTVRRIGAAQLAVRRDEPGLSTAQARARVVAARARARARLAGTPWSVNAEVDGAWLRASPQRPTARESGTLDLALERGLVTMRGYDRVLRLAWTLADLDEIDRPAASHLARALILRGAGS
- the dprA gene encoding DNA-processing protein DprA, which codes for MTAVAELFDRTETRLARRLLPEVSESDPVEALSRAAWSSLAEPGDAVAGTLIERFGAGGALAKVVGTGSAGEILAEAEAEAEAEAEAAADVRRRGTGCADDAAAETGRSENSFDSTGDGESDGDDSRSGTRVLAAGLARWRPRVDRALLLRRLEIAHRLDARLLLPGCDGWPQPLADLGEHAPFVLWSRGDPLALAAPHRLAVVGARAATGYGEHVAADLAAGSAERGALIVSGAAFGIDAVAHKAALGAGGSTVAFLAGGSDRLYPTAHTDLLHRVIATPGCSVVTEVPPGTTPTRWRFLQRNRLIAATTAATVVVEAGARSGSLNTAGHAAALGRPLGAVPGPVTSASSAGCHRLLREYAATCVTSATEVVELLGMSAVLATAPEVSRTATRVLDVLRADGAHETEALAQRSGLSVPETLDLLGTCLATGLVQRDAEGRWRAAA